A single genomic interval of Notolabrus celidotus isolate fNotCel1 chromosome 13, fNotCel1.pri, whole genome shotgun sequence harbors:
- the fkbp3 gene encoding peptidyl-prolyl cis-trans isomerase FKBP3, translating into MAAEPAREWSEEQLKSDDLPKKDIIKFIQDNAAHSFLNEHKLLGNIKNVAKTAKKEQLIVAYDQLFESKRFKGTEPIEEVTEQVKAVKIDDKPKEVKTEVVDEGPPKYFKSVLKKGDKQNFPKKGENVSCWYTGSLEDGTVFDTNIPTTARKKKQTKPLSFKVGLGRVIRGWDEGILTMSKGETARLEIEPEWGYGRKGLPESKIPPNAKLIFEVELVAVD; encoded by the exons ATGGCGGCGGAACCAGCACGGGAATGGAGCGAAGAGCAGCTCAAAAGTGATGATTTACCGAAAAAAGACATTATAAAGTTTATCCAGGACAATGCAGCACACTCG ttcCTCAATGAACATAAGCTGCtgggaaatattaaaaatgttgccAAAACAGCGAAGAAAGAACAACTCATCGTCGCCTACGACCAGCTCTTTGAGAGCAAA AGGTTCAAAGGCACAGAACCAATTGAAGAAGTGACCGAGCAAGTGAAAGCTGTGAAAATTGATGACAAACCCAAAGAAGTCAAGACAGAAGTGGTGGATGAG ggtCCGCCCAAGTACTTCAAGTCAGTGCTCAAGAAAGGAGACAAGCAGAACTTTccaaagaaaggagaaaatgtGAGCTGCTGGTACACTGGCTCTTTGGAGGATGGAACCGTCTTCGACACCAATATTCCCACAA CCGCAAGAAAGAAGAAGCAGACCAAACCTCTTTCCTTCAAAGTTGGCTTGGGCAGAGTCATCAGAGGA TGGGACGAGGGCATTCTTACAATGAGCAAGGGTGAAACGGCACGACTGGAGATCGAACCCGAGTGGGGTTACGGAAGAAAGGGCCTCCCCGAATCCAA AATCCCACCCAATGCCAAACTGATTTTTGAGGTCGAGCTGGTGGCTGTGGATTAA
- the faua gene encoding FAU ubiquitin like and ribosomal protein S30 fusion a, translating to MQLFLRAQNTHTLEVTGQETVGQIKAHVQDLEGLLVEDQVLLLAGCPLEDDTSLACCGVTEHCTLEVAGRLLGGKVHGSLARAGKVRGQTPKVDKQEKKKKKTGRAKRRIQYNRRFVNVVPTFGKKKGPNANS from the exons ATGCAGCTCTTCCTGCGTGCCCAGAACACTCACACCCTTGAGGTGACCGGACAGGAGACTGTCGGACAGATCAAG GCCCATGTCCAGGATCTGGAGGGTCTCCTGGTAGAGGATCAGGTGCTGTTGCTTGCCGGTTGTCCACTGGAGGATGATacctccctggcatgctgtggTGTCACAGAGCACTGTACCTTGGAGGTAGCTGGCAGGCTGCTGGGAG GTAAGGTTCACGGCTCTCTGGCTCGTGCCGGCAAAGTCAGGGGACAGACCCCCAAG GTTGAtaagcaggagaagaagaagaagaagaccggCCGTGCAAAGCGTCGCATCCAGTACAACAGGCGCTTTGTGAACGTTGTGCCCACCTTCGGAAAGAAGAAGGGACCCAATGCTAACTCCTAA